In Syntrophaceae bacterium, one genomic interval encodes:
- a CDS encoding PAS domain S-box protein: protein MKESERIAELNCEISVLRQRIRDLEQSEAGCRRAEEVLRISEAALENVIENCPSAIWISDDKGTMIRMNQACRDLIRVTDEELVGKYNVLEDNIVEQQGAMPLVRSVFEKGETVRFTLQYDSAQLRPIQLGTTTQRVVEVTISPVLDSQGHIIHAIIQHLDITEQTASSQQIRQLSNEQRAVLNTISMGICFAKNRIVQWVNPMFARMFGYELDELWGVDTSIFYADPEDYRRVGKEGYARISKGDIYTTEARMKKKDGTPHILCEITGQALNPRDLEEGSIWVLHDITERKQAEEQLLESEERFRRLANAAQEGIIIQQGGTILEANESACRMFGFELSEAVGRNVLDFLDPKSVTPAVKMLGQEETYVEALGLRKDKTVFPLELFGKTIMLRNGKAWIIAARDLSKQRHAEEALRSSEERFKRLVQNSNDIIAVIDENGVLTSVSESVERILGYQVENLIGVNAFDFIHPDDLQMTRQVLSETVVQKTGTTHWAEFRFRRRDRSWAVMESVATNLLKDPVVRGIVLNVRDVTERKNGEQENQKLQGQLQQAMKMEAVGRLAGGVAHDFNNLLTVITGYLDLARIKLKPPDPLLRSINGIHKAAESAAALTRQLLAFSRRQIIEPKVVNLNDLVGSLVKMLTRLIGEDVALETVLDTKLGSVKVDTGQFEQVLVNLSVNARDAMPDGGRLVIETSNCDLDEEYCSRHPEVRPGKYVLLAVSDTGHGMSDEVKQHLFEPFFTTKSKGQGTGLGLATTFGVVKQAGGTIEAYSELGRGSTFKIYLPRVEERAERLVKEAPDRKTARGSETVLLVEDDESVRDMALNILEHLGYNVLTAANGGEALLLMEKQGDDIDMLMTDVVMPGMNGRELAERLIGIKPELKVLFTSGYTENVIVHHGILDSNLNFIGKPYSLQALARKMREVLGPGKT from the coding sequence ATGAAGGAAAGCGAAAGAATCGCGGAACTGAACTGCGAGATATCCGTCCTGCGGCAGAGAATCAGGGACTTGGAGCAGTCTGAAGCAGGGTGCAGACGAGCGGAAGAGGTGCTGCGGATCTCCGAGGCCGCCTTGGAGAACGTCATTGAGAACTGCCCATCGGCCATCTGGATCTCTGACGATAAAGGGACGATGATCCGGATGAACCAGGCGTGCCGGGACCTGATACGGGTAACGGACGAAGAGCTGGTCGGGAAATACAATGTCCTGGAGGACAACATTGTCGAACAACAGGGTGCGATGCCCCTGGTGAGAAGCGTCTTTGAAAAAGGAGAGACCGTTCGTTTCACCCTTCAATATGACAGCGCGCAGCTTCGTCCGATTCAACTGGGAACAACCACGCAGAGAGTCGTAGAAGTGACGATATCCCCGGTCCTGGATTCGCAGGGTCATATCATCCACGCAATCATCCAGCATCTGGACATCACCGAGCAGACGGCCAGTTCGCAGCAGATTCGGCAGCTCAGCAACGAGCAACGGGCTGTCCTGAACACCATCAGCATGGGGATATGCTTCGCCAAAAATCGAATCGTACAATGGGTCAATCCCATGTTCGCCAGAATGTTTGGTTATGAACTCGACGAATTGTGGGGAGTGGATACGTCCATCTTCTATGCGGACCCGGAAGATTACCGGCGCGTGGGCAAAGAAGGGTATGCCCGGATCAGCAAGGGCGATATTTATACGACGGAAGCACGCATGAAGAAAAAGGACGGTACTCCTCATATCCTGTGCGAAATTACAGGTCAGGCCCTCAATCCCCGGGACCTGGAGGAAGGTTCCATCTGGGTGCTCCATGACATCACCGAACGCAAGCAGGCGGAGGAACAGCTCCTGGAGAGTGAGGAAAGGTTCCGCCGCCTCGCCAATGCTGCGCAGGAAGGAATCATCATTCAGCAGGGCGGCACCATACTCGAGGCCAACGAATCGGCCTGCAGGATGTTCGGCTTCGAACTTTCTGAGGCTGTCGGGCGCAACGTGCTCGATTTTCTGGATCCCAAGTCGGTGACACCCGCCGTGAAGATGCTCGGGCAGGAAGAGACATATGTCGAGGCACTGGGACTCAGGAAGGACAAAACCGTTTTTCCCCTGGAGCTGTTCGGAAAGACGATCATGCTTCGGAATGGAAAGGCCTGGATCATCGCCGCCCGGGATCTCTCCAAGCAAAGGCATGCAGAGGAAGCACTGCGGAGCAGCGAAGAGCGATTCAAGCGGCTGGTACAGAACTCCAATGACATCATCGCCGTGATCGATGAAAACGGCGTGCTGACCTCCGTCAGCGAATCGGTGGAGAGGATTCTCGGTTATCAGGTGGAGAACCTGATCGGTGTGAATGCTTTCGATTTCATCCACCCGGATGACCTGCAAATGACACGTCAGGTTTTATCCGAGACGGTAGTGCAGAAAACCGGTACTACGCATTGGGCGGAATTTCGATTCCGGCGCCGGGACAGAAGCTGGGCCGTCATGGAATCCGTGGCAACGAATCTGCTGAAGGATCCCGTCGTCAGGGGAATCGTGCTGAACGTCCGGGATGTCACCGAGCGAAAAAATGGGGAGCAGGAGAACCAGAAACTCCAGGGACAGCTTCAGCAAGCCATGAAAATGGAAGCGGTGGGACGGCTGGCGGGCGGGGTGGCCCATGACTTCAACAATCTGCTCACGGTCATCACCGGATATCTCGACCTGGCCCGGATTAAACTCAAGCCGCCGGACCCGCTGCTCAGATCCATCAACGGGATCCACAAGGCGGCCGAAAGCGCTGCGGCCCTGACCAGGCAACTGCTCGCGTTCTCGCGCCGGCAGATCATCGAACCGAAGGTTGTGAACCTCAACGATCTGGTCGGCAGTCTGGTGAAGATGCTGACCCGCCTGATCGGCGAGGATGTGGCGCTCGAGACCGTTCTCGATACAAAACTCGGTTCCGTCAAGGTGGATACCGGTCAATTCGAGCAGGTCCTGGTGAACCTGTCGGTCAATGCCCGCGACGCCATGCCGGACGGAGGCAGGCTGGTCATCGAGACGTCGAACTGCGACCTGGACGAAGAATACTGTTCCCGTCATCCGGAAGTGCGGCCCGGAAAGTATGTCCTCCTGGCCGTGAGCGATACGGGACATGGTATGAGCGACGAGGTTAAGCAGCATCTCTTCGAGCCGTTCTTTACGACGAAATCCAAGGGACAGGGAACCGGCCTGGGGCTGGCCACGACCTTCGGCGTCGTCAAACAGGCGGGAGGAACCATCGAGGCGTATTCGGAGCTTGGCCGGGGGTCGACCTTCAAGATCTATCTGCCGAGAGTCGAAGAGCGGGCCGAGCGCCTGGTCAAGGAGGCTCCCGACCGGAAAACGGCCCGGGGAAGCGAAACGGTGCTGCTGGTGGAGGACGACGAAAGTGTACGCGACATGGCGCTGAACATCCTGGAGCATCTTGGATATAATGTGCTTACTGCCGCCAACGGAGGTGAGGCGCTCCTGTTGATGGAAAAGCAGGGCGACGATATCGATATGCTCATGACGGACGTGGTGATGCCGGGGATGAACGGCCGGGAGTTGGCCGAGCGGCTGATTGGAATCAAGCCTGAGCTGAAAGTTCTGTTCACATCGGGATACACGGAGAACGTGATCGTTCATCATGGCATCCTGGACAGCAACCTGAATTTCATCGGGAAACCCTATTCCCTGCAGGCCCTGGCGCGGAAGATGAGGGAGGTTTTGGGACCGGGCAAGACATGA
- a CDS encoding matrixin family metalloprotease: MGILFLLGIAVIVSLIFLRMPAKPCREPLTYRIVQVDGQFGLTHSDFARAAGMAADVWAKALSRELFREDPKGTIGISLIYDYRQETTEKLKQIHSRMEGTKESLGGMKMRYESLKSEFDRKRASLDSDLQAYNARVSAFNAEIDSWNRRGGAPETHRSRLAAEKSELAALGESLRIRQDEAGRMANELNGMVLGINEVVGRQNQDVDHYRDVGSRLGGEFQEGYFKNREGRQSITIYHYDNEARLVRLLVHEFGHALGLDHSNNPDAVMYRLNRSDAAELTADDIAALTARCESR; the protein is encoded by the coding sequence TTGGGGATTCTATTTCTGTTGGGGATCGCGGTGATCGTGTCCTTGATTTTCCTGAGGATGCCTGCCAAGCCGTGCCGGGAACCTCTCACCTATCGTATTGTCCAGGTTGACGGGCAGTTCGGTCTCACCCATTCCGATTTTGCCCGGGCGGCTGGAATGGCGGCGGACGTTTGGGCGAAGGCCCTGTCCCGTGAGCTTTTTCGCGAGGATCCCAAGGGTACGATCGGGATCAGCCTCATCTACGACTATCGCCAGGAAACGACGGAAAAACTGAAACAGATCCATTCCCGGATGGAGGGTACAAAAGAATCCCTGGGCGGCATGAAGATGCGCTATGAAAGCCTGAAGTCGGAATTCGATCGCAAACGAGCATCCCTTGACAGCGATCTCCAAGCCTACAACGCCAGGGTCAGCGCCTTCAACGCCGAGATTGACTCATGGAACCGCCGGGGCGGCGCTCCCGAGACGCACCGCAGCCGACTGGCCGCGGAGAAGAGCGAACTGGCCGCCCTTGGCGAGAGTCTCAGGATCCGCCAGGATGAAGCCGGGAGGATGGCGAACGAACTCAACGGCATGGTGCTTGGCATCAATGAAGTCGTCGGCAGGCAGAATCAGGATGTTGACCATTACCGGGATGTTGGCAGCCGGTTGGGAGGCGAATTCCAGGAGGGATATTTCAAGAACAGGGAGGGCAGGCAATCCATAACGATCTACCACTATGACAACGAAGCCAGACTGGTCCGGCTGCTGGTTCACGAGTTCGGACACGCATTGGGGCTGGACCACAGCAACAACCCCGATGCGGTCATGTACCGGCTGAACCGATCCGACGCGGCCGAGCTGACGGCGGATGACATCGCCGCCCTGACGGCGAGATGTGAAAGCAGGTAA
- a CDS encoding amidase — MNGKPFAEGGGGITAMDAVDLSRAIHGKQVSCREVMEAFLARIDRLNPEVNAIVSLQDREGLLGQADERDRQIARGEYLGWMHGFPQAPKDLALTAGIPTTLGSPILKDNIPLQDAFIVERARRSGAIVIGKTNTSEFGLGSQTYNKVFGPTLNAFDRTKTAGGSSGGAAVALALHMLPVADGSDMMGSLRNPAAYNDVFGFRPSFGRVPYGPTLDVFYQQLATEGPMARNVTDLAMLLSVQAGFDSRAPLSLREDPDIFTRSLERDFKGVRVAWMGDVGGHLAMEPGVLDLCGRALKIFASIGCIVEEALPAFSPERLWETWLTLRGFLIAGIAGPFYRVPEWRALMKPEAVWEVENGLDIKGDAVYQATVDRSAWYLALDTLFRKYEYLLLPSAQVFPFDAGLHWPKEIAGKTMDTYHRWMEVVIGPTLAGLPTISVPVGFNNDGLPMGMQVIGKPGADLAVLQLAFAYEQAADRVRPKR; from the coding sequence ATGAATGGAAAACCGTTTGCCGAGGGCGGCGGGGGGATCACGGCCATGGACGCCGTCGATCTGTCGCGGGCCATCCACGGGAAGCAGGTCTCCTGCCGGGAGGTCATGGAGGCCTTCCTCGCCCGGATCGACCGTCTCAATCCGGAGGTCAACGCCATCGTCTCCCTCCAGGACCGGGAGGGGCTTCTCGGTCAGGCGGATGAGCGGGATCGTCAGATTGCCCGGGGAGAATACCTGGGCTGGATGCACGGATTTCCCCAGGCTCCCAAGGATCTGGCCCTGACCGCCGGCATTCCCACCACCCTCGGGTCGCCGATCCTGAAAGACAACATCCCTCTCCAGGATGCGTTCATCGTCGAGCGGGCCAGGCGGAGCGGCGCGATCGTCATCGGCAAGACAAACACCTCGGAGTTCGGTCTGGGCTCGCAGACCTACAATAAAGTCTTCGGCCCGACCCTGAACGCTTTCGACCGGACGAAAACGGCTGGCGGAAGCAGCGGAGGCGCGGCGGTTGCCCTGGCCCTGCACATGCTTCCCGTCGCCGACGGCAGCGACATGATGGGCTCCCTGCGCAACCCAGCGGCCTACAACGACGTCTTCGGCTTCCGCCCCTCCTTCGGCCGCGTTCCCTACGGCCCGACCCTCGACGTCTTCTACCAGCAGCTGGCAACGGAGGGCCCCATGGCCCGGAACGTCACGGACCTCGCCATGCTCCTGTCCGTGCAGGCCGGTTTCGATTCCCGGGCCCCCCTTTCCCTCCGGGAGGACCCGGATATCTTCACCCGGTCCCTGGAGAGGGATTTCAAGGGAGTCCGGGTGGCCTGGATGGGGGATGTCGGCGGCCATCTGGCCATGGAGCCGGGCGTCCTGGACCTGTGCGGCAGGGCCTTGAAGATCTTCGCGTCCATCGGTTGCATCGTGGAGGAGGCCCTCCCCGCTTTTTCTCCCGAGCGCCTGTGGGAGACATGGCTGACCCTGAGGGGATTCCTGATCGCGGGGATCGCCGGCCCCTTCTACCGCGTTCCCGAGTGGCGGGCCCTGATGAAGCCGGAAGCCGTCTGGGAAGTGGAAAACGGCCTGGACATCAAGGGCGATGCCGTCTACCAGGCCACCGTCGACCGGAGTGCCTGGTACCTTGCCCTCGACACCCTGTTCCGGAAATACGAATACCTGCTCCTGCCCAGCGCCCAGGTGTTTCCGTTCGACGCCGGGTTGCACTGGCCGAAGGAAATCGCCGGAAAGACGATGGACACCTACCACCGCTGGATGGAGGTGGTGATCGGGCCGACCCTGGCCGGACTGCCGACGATCAGCGTGCCCGTCGGTTTCAATAACGACGGACTTCCCATGGGCATGCAGGTCATTGGAAAACCGGGGGCGGACCTTGCCGTCCTCCAGCTTGCCTTTGCATACGAACAGGCTGCGGACCGGGTCCGGCCGAAGCGATAA
- a CDS encoding hydroxymethylglutaryl-CoA reductase yields the protein MKALPRDSRNDYSRDMAAQRRAAVSEATGAELVHTGSYSIDPSLLPGNIESFCGVAQVPMGFIGPLLVRGEHAQGEFYVPMATTEGTLLASYNRGMSLTRRVGGVLTTVIDDAMQRAPVFVFQDARAARDFGLWVEARFERIKAVAEETTRSGKLRNIEQYALGKIRWLRFNFTTGDAAGQNMVSKAVRHACQWILEEKPPGLEHFSLAANFDTDKKHSRLNSLHSRGKRVVAEIVLPVSMLGEVMHVRGEELFRQRQLANMGALLAGSANNGLHFANGITALFIACGQDAANVAESHAGYVHSELRDNGDFYFSVTIPSLIVATYGGGTGLPTQRECLDVLGCYGAGKVNKFAEIVAATVLCGEISLASAIAADQWVSSHDRLGRNRP from the coding sequence ATGAAGGCGCTTCCACGCGACAGTCGGAACGATTATTCCCGCGACATGGCCGCGCAGCGGCGTGCGGCGGTCTCGGAGGCGACCGGAGCGGAGCTGGTCCACACCGGCAGCTACTCCATCGATCCTTCCCTCCTGCCGGGAAACATCGAGAGCTTTTGCGGCGTCGCCCAGGTCCCGATGGGGTTCATCGGTCCTCTTCTCGTGCGGGGGGAGCATGCGCAGGGGGAGTTTTACGTGCCCATGGCCACGACGGAGGGAACGCTGCTGGCGAGCTACAACCGCGGCATGAGCCTGACCCGTCGGGTCGGCGGCGTCCTGACCACGGTGATCGACGATGCCATGCAGCGGGCGCCGGTTTTCGTGTTTCAGGACGCCCGTGCGGCTCGGGATTTCGGGCTCTGGGTGGAAGCCCGGTTCGAGCGGATCAAGGCCGTCGCCGAGGAAACCACACGATCGGGGAAGCTGCGCAACATTGAGCAGTACGCCCTGGGAAAGATACGCTGGCTGCGGTTCAATTTCACCACCGGCGACGCCGCCGGGCAGAACATGGTGTCCAAGGCCGTCCGTCATGCCTGCCAATGGATACTGGAAGAGAAGCCCCCGGGACTCGAGCATTTTTCCCTGGCCGCGAATTTCGACACCGACAAGAAGCACTCGCGCCTGAACAGCCTCCACAGCCGGGGCAAGCGCGTCGTCGCCGAAATCGTCCTGCCCGTATCCATGCTCGGCGAGGTGATGCACGTCCGCGGCGAGGAGCTGTTCCGTCAGAGGCAACTGGCCAACATGGGGGCGCTCCTGGCCGGCTCCGCCAACAACGGACTCCACTTCGCCAACGGCATCACCGCCCTGTTCATCGCCTGCGGCCAGGATGCGGCCAATGTGGCGGAATCGCATGCCGGCTATGTCCACAGCGAGCTGAGGGACAATGGCGATTTCTATTTCTCCGTCACCATTCCCTCGCTGATCGTGGCCACGTACGGCGGAGGCACGGGGCTGCCCACGCAGAGGGAGTGCCTGGACGTGCTGGGCTGCTACGGGGCGGGAAAAGTGAACAAGTTTGCGGAGATCGTTGCCGCAACCGTGCTGTGCGGCGAGATTTCGCTGGCCTCCGCCATTGCAGCGGACCAGTGGGTATCCAGCCACGACCGATTGGGCCGCAACCGCCCGTAA
- a CDS encoding GTP cyclohydrolase produces MVVITSQYVKPVEVLDALLSEHRAFLDVHYKHGKFVCSGPQVPRVGGVIIANVGIEEAKEIMKQDPFTVHGVSEYRFIEFDPVKYDERFSCFVS; encoded by the coding sequence ATGGTCGTCATCACCAGCCAATATGTCAAACCCGTCGAGGTTCTCGATGCCCTCCTCTCCGAGCATCGGGCTTTCCTGGATGTTCACTACAAGCATGGAAAATTCGTGTGTTCCGGTCCCCAGGTCCCGAGAGTGGGCGGAGTGATCATTGCGAACGTGGGAATCGAGGAAGCGAAGGAGATCATGAAGCAGGATCCGTTCACCGTTCACGGGGTTTCCGAGTACCGGTTCATCGAGTTCGATCCCGTCAAGTATGATGAGCGGTTTTCCTGTTTCGTTTCCTGA
- a CDS encoding crotonase/enoyl-CoA hydratase family protein, whose translation MNVLVEKKDSICTVIINRPESRNAVDRKTAEELVAAFEEFERDDSQLAAVLWGRGGNFCAGADLKAITSGDLNNINSLDWDMSRPGPLGPSRMTTTKPVIAAVAGHAVAGGLELACWCDLRVVERDAYFGVFCRRYGVPLIDGGTQRLPRLIGMSRALDMILTGRPVGAEEAFAMGLANRLVEPGKAREKAEALAAQIAAFPQICMRSDRLAVYRGFDLPMDEAMVLEFRQGMDVLASGEVLEGAKRFSEGIGKHGRF comes from the coding sequence GTGAACGTGCTGGTCGAAAAGAAGGACAGTATCTGTACGGTCATCATCAACAGGCCGGAGAGCCGGAATGCCGTCGACCGGAAAACGGCAGAAGAGCTCGTCGCGGCCTTCGAGGAGTTCGAGCGGGACGACAGCCAGCTCGCCGCCGTCCTGTGGGGCCGGGGAGGAAACTTCTGCGCCGGGGCGGACCTCAAGGCCATAACAAGCGGGGATTTGAACAACATCAACAGCCTGGATTGGGACATGTCCAGGCCCGGTCCGCTGGGTCCCAGCCGCATGACGACGACGAAGCCCGTCATCGCAGCCGTAGCGGGACATGCCGTGGCGGGGGGACTGGAGCTGGCCTGCTGGTGCGACCTGCGGGTCGTCGAGCGGGACGCCTATTTCGGGGTCTTCTGCCGGCGCTACGGCGTTCCCCTGATCGATGGCGGCACCCAGCGATTGCCCCGGCTGATCGGCATGAGCCGTGCCCTGGACATGATCCTCACGGGACGACCGGTTGGTGCGGAGGAGGCCTTTGCCATGGGGCTCGCCAACCGGCTCGTGGAGCCGGGCAAGGCCCGGGAGAAAGCGGAGGCGCTGGCCGCCCAGATTGCCGCCTTTCCCCAGATCTGCATGCGCAGCGACCGGCTGGCCGTATACCGCGGATTCGACCTTCCCATGGACGAGGCGATGGTTCTGGAATTCCGACAGGGTATGGACGTGCTCGCCAGCGGGGAGGTTCTGGAGGGTGCGAAGCGCTTTTCCGAGGGAATCGGAAAGCACGGCCGTTTCTGA
- a CDS encoding acyl-phosphate glycerol 3-phosphate acyltransferase: MKQLLSLAGKFLYFLMGWKFEPLPHYFSRKHVIIGFPHTSNMDTVRAFIGYRIVKRTGHIMIKKEWFFWPMSMVFKIVGGIPVDRQSSRGAVEQMADIFKERDEFLLAIVPEGTRKDVKTIKTGFWHIAKAADVSIICWFLDNKNKKTRWLGEIVPGENMMDDLVRIRDIYERAGYRFPLEAV; the protein is encoded by the coding sequence ATGAAGCAATTATTGAGTCTTGCCGGTAAGTTTCTTTACTTTTTGATGGGGTGGAAATTTGAACCGCTCCCGCATTATTTTTCTCGCAAGCATGTGATTATCGGTTTTCCCCATACGTCTAACATGGATACGGTCAGAGCATTCATTGGGTACAGGATCGTAAAACGTACCGGGCATATCATGATCAAGAAGGAATGGTTCTTCTGGCCGATGTCGATGGTCTTCAAAATCGTCGGAGGCATACCGGTCGATCGCCAATCGTCCCGGGGCGCCGTGGAGCAAATGGCCGATATTTTTAAAGAAAGGGATGAGTTTCTTCTGGCCATCGTGCCGGAGGGAACGCGCAAGGATGTAAAGACAATCAAGACGGGTTTCTGGCACATTGCCAAGGCTGCCGATGTTTCTATTATCTGCTGGTTTTTGGATAATAAGAACAAAAAGACTCGTTGGCTGGGCGAGATCGTTCCCGGTGAGAATATGATGGATGACTTGGTCCGGATCCGAGATATCTATGAGAGGGCTGGTTACCGGTTTCCTCTGGAAGCCGTATAA
- a CDS encoding antibiotic biosynthesis monooxygenase has translation MLGLIAKLKIKEGKMEEALGLFKGLVKDVKTEEGTLSYTVNKDTADPSVIVVVERYKDADALTVHSSTPHFAAFSKQIAGLLDGRMEMSILEEVASIL, from the coding sequence ATGCTGGGACTCATCGCGAAACTGAAAATCAAGGAAGGCAAAATGGAGGAGGCCCTCGGTCTGTTCAAGGGACTGGTGAAGGACGTGAAGACGGAGGAAGGAACCCTCTCCTACACCGTCAACAAGGACACGGCTGACCCCAGCGTGATCGTCGTCGTGGAACGTTACAAGGATGCCGATGCGCTGACGGTCCATTCATCCACGCCCCATTTTGCCGCTTTCTCCAAGCAGATCGCCGGTCTTCTCGACGGCAGGATGGAAATGAGCATCCTGGAAGAGGTGGCGTCGATTTTATAG
- a CDS encoding TM2 domain-containing protein — translation MNQDTVQSHSAFVGYILWIFGFTGSHRFYFGKPVSGTIWFCTLGLLGIGWLIDVFFIPSMAREANLRFVEGKIDYNVAWILLTFVGVLGIHRMYMGKWITGILYLCTLGILGIGYIYDYWTLNDQIAVINRSDNPT, via the coding sequence ATGAATCAAGATACCGTTCAATCGCATAGTGCTTTTGTCGGTTACATCCTGTGGATCTTCGGTTTCACCGGATCCCACCGGTTCTATTTTGGAAAGCCCGTCTCGGGGACGATCTGGTTCTGCACTCTCGGCCTCCTGGGAATCGGTTGGCTCATTGATGTTTTCTTCATTCCTTCCATGGCGCGCGAAGCGAACCTGCGGTTCGTGGAAGGGAAGATCGACTACAATGTTGCCTGGATTCTGCTCACGTTTGTCGGTGTGCTCGGGATTCACCGCATGTACATGGGAAAGTGGATCACGGGCATCCTGTATCTCTGCACGCTGGGGATTCTGGGAATCGGGTACATCTACGATTACTGGACCCTCAACGACCAGATCGCGGTGATCAATCGTTCGGATAACCCAACCTGA
- a CDS encoding MATE family efflux transporter, which produces MLDRKTADDLGNGKIGSLLLQYSIPAIIGMVASSLYNIIDRVFIGQGVGALAISGLAITLPIMNMAVAFGAWVGIGASAMVSIRLGEKKGGEANLILGNALVLNILISIAFSVIVLIYLDRILYLFGASRDTLPYAREFMQIILVGNIFTHIYWGLNSIMRSSGYPRKAMVTTLVTIGINLLLAPLFIFAFRWGIRGAAAATVLSQVVGTVWVVLHFMSGKSQVHFERGRMGLRANIVRDILSVGMPSFLLHFCACFIIIVLNLRLVLYGGDFAVGAFGIINSIVMFFIMVVIGLNQGMQPIVGYNYGAHQSERVFRAFRYTAIAATCITAIGFLMGELIPGLIARAFTTHQELIDLSTTGMRIVLVMFPLVGFQMVTSNLFQSIGKAKTAIFLSLSRQVMFLIPLLFILSHAFGLEGVWLALPASDVLASLLTLVVLKMQMGKIRSECWQPSVKIGDSLECKPARARVG; this is translated from the coding sequence ATGTTGGACCGAAAAACGGCGGACGATCTGGGCAACGGAAAAATAGGAAGTCTTCTGCTTCAATACTCCATCCCCGCCATCATCGGGATGGTCGCCTCGTCCCTGTACAATATCATCGACCGGGTATTCATCGGGCAGGGCGTGGGGGCACTGGCCATCTCCGGTCTGGCGATCACCCTTCCCATCATGAACATGGCCGTGGCCTTCGGCGCCTGGGTCGGTATCGGCGCCTCCGCCATGGTTTCCATCCGGCTGGGAGAGAAAAAGGGCGGTGAGGCCAACCTGATCCTGGGCAATGCCCTCGTCCTCAACATCCTCATCAGCATCGCCTTTTCCGTCATTGTCCTGATCTATCTCGACCGGATTCTGTACCTGTTCGGCGCCAGCCGGGACACGCTTCCCTATGCAAGGGAATTCATGCAGATCATTCTGGTCGGCAACATTTTCACCCATATCTACTGGGGCCTGAACAGTATCATGCGGTCTTCCGGCTATCCCCGGAAAGCGATGGTGACGACTCTGGTCACCATCGGGATCAATCTCTTGCTGGCACCTCTGTTCATCTTCGCATTCCGGTGGGGCATCCGGGGAGCCGCTGCGGCGACGGTTCTGTCGCAGGTCGTGGGAACCGTCTGGGTCGTCCTTCACTTCATGAGCGGGAAGAGCCAGGTGCATTTCGAGCGCGGGCGCATGGGGCTCAGGGCCAACATCGTCAGGGACATCCTGTCCGTGGGAATGCCGTCGTTTCTGCTGCACTTCTGCGCATGCTTCATCATCATCGTCCTGAACCTGAGGCTGGTGTTGTACGGGGGGGACTTTGCCGTCGGGGCTTTCGGCATCATCAACAGCATCGTGATGTTCTTTATCATGGTTGTAATCGGCCTCAACCAGGGGATGCAGCCGATCGTCGGCTACAACTACGGTGCGCATCAGAGCGAGCGGGTTTTCAGGGCATTTCGGTATACCGCCATCGCGGCAACCTGTATCACGGCCATCGGTTTCCTGATGGGAGAGCTCATTCCCGGGCTGATCGCACGCGCGTTTACGACCCACCAGGAATTGATTGACCTGTCCACAACGGGCATGCGGATCGTTCTCGTGATGTTTCCCCTGGTGGGCTTTCAGATGGTCACGTCCAACCTGTTCCAATCCATCGGCAAGGCAAAGACCGCCATTTTTCTCTCCCTTTCCCGGCAGGTCATGTTTCTGATTCCGCTGCTCTTCATCCTTTCCCATGCCTTCGGACTCGAGGGCGTCTGGCTGGCCTTGCCCGCATCGGATGTCCTGGCATCCCTGCTGACGCTGGTTGTGTTGAAGATGCAGATGGGGAAAATACGGTCTGAGTGCTGGCAGCCTTCGGTGAAGATCGGGGATTCCCTGGAGTGTAAACCTGCCCGTGCCCGGGTGGGCTGA
- a CDS encoding cupin domain-containing protein has translation MNGTANIFADIPDLIQEELFTPILHSAGCRIERIVSRGHRSPEGFWYDQDEDEWVVLLKGSAALRFKDRDEFVTLKPGDHILIEKNRRHRVEWTDPGGETVWLAVYYR, from the coding sequence ATGAACGGCACAGCCAATATCTTTGCCGACATTCCGGATCTAATCCAGGAAGAGCTTTTCACGCCCATCCTTCATTCAGCCGGATGCCGCATTGAAAGAATCGTTTCCCGGGGGCATCGTTCTCCGGAGGGGTTTTGGTACGACCAGGATGAAGACGAATGGGTGGTCCTGCTGAAGGGGAGCGCCGCGTTGCGGTTTAAGGACAGGGACGAGTTTGTGACTTTGAAACCGGGGGATCACATCCTCATCGAAAAGAATCGGCGGCACCGCGTCGAATGGACGGACCCGGGCGGGGAAACCGTGTGGCTCGCCGTTTATTATCGATGA